One Poecilia reticulata strain Guanapo unplaced genomic scaffold, Guppy_female_1.0+MT scaffold_233, whole genome shotgun sequence genomic window carries:
- the LOC103460352 gene encoding ubiquitin-conjugating enzyme E2 C isoform X1 translates to MASQNMDPAAAAASSAAALKGSESGSSAARGSVTKRLQQELMTLMMSGDKGISAFPESDNLFKWIGTIDGAQGTVYEGLRYRLSLDFPAGYPYQAPRVRFVTPCFHPNVDDQGAICLDILKDKWSALYDVRSILLSVQSLLGEPNNDSPLNTAAAELWENQDAFRAHLHATFQQ, encoded by the exons ATGGCTTCCCAGAACATGGACCCCGCAGCGGCTGCAGCGTCCTCCGCGGCCGCCCTGAAGGGCAGTGAGAGCGGCAGCAGCGCCGCCAGAGGCTCGGTGACCAAGCG gctgcagcaggagctgatGACCCTCATG ATGTCGGGTGATAAGGGCATCTCGGCGTTTCCAGAATCTGATAATCTCTTCAAATGGATCGGAACCATCGATGGAGCTCAGGGGACG GTGTACGAGGGGCTGCGGTACCGGCTGTCCCTGGACTTCCCGGCCGGCTACCCGTACCAGGCTCCCCGGGTCCGGTTCGTGACGCCGTGTTTCCACCCCAACGTGGACGATCAGGGCGCCATCTGCCTGGACATCCTGAAGGACAAGTGGTCGGCGCTGTACGACGTCCGCTCCATCCTGCTGTCCGTCCAGAGCCTGCTGGGAG AACCCAACAATGACAGTCCTCTGAACACGGCCGCCGCAGAACTGTGGGAGAACCAGGATG CCTTCCGGGCTCACCTCCACGCCACGTTCCAGCAGTGA
- the LOC103460352 gene encoding ubiquitin-conjugating enzyme E2 C isoform X3: protein MASQNMDPAAAAASSAAALKGSESGSSAARGSVTKRLQQELMTLMMSGDKGISAFPESDNLFKWIGTIDGAQGTVYEGLRYRLSLDFPAGYPYQAPRVRFVTPCFHPNVDDQGAICLDILKDKWSALYDVRSILLSVQSLLGEPNNDSPLNTAAAELWENQDE, encoded by the exons ATGGCTTCCCAGAACATGGACCCCGCAGCGGCTGCAGCGTCCTCCGCGGCCGCCCTGAAGGGCAGTGAGAGCGGCAGCAGCGCCGCCAGAGGCTCGGTGACCAAGCG gctgcagcaggagctgatGACCCTCATG ATGTCGGGTGATAAGGGCATCTCGGCGTTTCCAGAATCTGATAATCTCTTCAAATGGATCGGAACCATCGATGGAGCTCAGGGGACG GTGTACGAGGGGCTGCGGTACCGGCTGTCCCTGGACTTCCCGGCCGGCTACCCGTACCAGGCTCCCCGGGTCCGGTTCGTGACGCCGTGTTTCCACCCCAACGTGGACGATCAGGGCGCCATCTGCCTGGACATCCTGAAGGACAAGTGGTCGGCGCTGTACGACGTCCGCTCCATCCTGCTGTCCGTCCAGAGCCTGCTGGGAG AACCCAACAATGACAGTCCTCTGAACACGGCCGCCGCAGAACTGTGGGAGAACCAGGATG AATGA
- the LOC103460352 gene encoding ubiquitin-conjugating enzyme E2 C isoform X2 — MASQNMDPAAAAASSAAALKGSESGSSAARGSVTKRLQQELMTLMMSGDKGISAFPESDNLFKWIGTIDGAQGTVYEGLRYRLSLDFPAGYPYQAPRVRFVTPCFHPNVDDQGAICLDILKDKWSALYDVRSILLSVQSLLGEPNNDSPLNTAAAELWENQDAE; from the exons ATGGCTTCCCAGAACATGGACCCCGCAGCGGCTGCAGCGTCCTCCGCGGCCGCCCTGAAGGGCAGTGAGAGCGGCAGCAGCGCCGCCAGAGGCTCGGTGACCAAGCG gctgcagcaggagctgatGACCCTCATG ATGTCGGGTGATAAGGGCATCTCGGCGTTTCCAGAATCTGATAATCTCTTCAAATGGATCGGAACCATCGATGGAGCTCAGGGGACG GTGTACGAGGGGCTGCGGTACCGGCTGTCCCTGGACTTCCCGGCCGGCTACCCGTACCAGGCTCCCCGGGTCCGGTTCGTGACGCCGTGTTTCCACCCCAACGTGGACGATCAGGGCGCCATCTGCCTGGACATCCTGAAGGACAAGTGGTCGGCGCTGTACGACGTCCGCTCCATCCTGCTGTCCGTCCAGAGCCTGCTGGGAG AACCCAACAATGACAGTCCTCTGAACACGGCCGCCGCAGAACTGTGGGAGAACCAGGATG CAGAATGA